A genomic window from Watersipora subatra unplaced genomic scaffold, tzWatSuba1.1 SCAFFOLD_107, whole genome shotgun sequence includes:
- the LOC137410182 gene encoding kinesin-like protein KIF21A isoform X1 — translation MIEELERSQRQLQTIRQHYEDEMLNLQDQIMAVERERDQVLSSLGSKKQQSEERVRKVKMDFEKRLDTMQQELNKVNTAKKEHAKMMKNQVVYDRRIRDLSTELNEMKKIKVRLMAQMKTESEKNKISDQRKNKELLQLEKETRQRDNQVRTLELQNRQEDAILKRKHEEVSQLRKRQRDSSASSRVMAKNRANLSHKNSSGKTSSCSASRHKSAALLFSPKVAKSKWDKLERYVTSVVVRKQTIANMEAEMDLHISKREQLSKKIDAYSKRLDTAIRRNETTVAMDREDQLETMSTNMTYIQSNVSECQNNIMQMEEEAKDETSLTKALDVSSVDESKYLLEHLLSLALTQGFACTQKESQFKELTARYDKMQMDSRLRDQLLDQVLQDSGITIQSQQESEINHS, via the exons atgattgaagaactcgaaaggagccagcgacaactgcaaacaattcgtcagcattacgaggatgaaatgctcaacttgcaggaccaaataatggctgttgaacgagaacgagaccaggtcctaagcagcttag gcagcaagaagcagcagtcggaggagcgggtgcgcaaagttaaaatggactttgagaaacggctggataccatgcaacaggagctcaataaggtaaatactgccaagaaggagcacgccaaaatgatgaagaaccaagttgtctacgaccggcgcatcagggacctcagtactgaactgaatgagatgaagaagataaag gtgcgactgatggcacagATGAAGACGGagtcagagaagaataagattagtgaccaacgaaagaataaggagctgctacagctggAAAAAGAGACGCGgcaacgagacaatcaggtgcgcacgttggagttgcaaaacagacaggaagatgccatactcaag cgcaagcacgaagaggtcagtcagttgaggaaaagacaaagagactcgtccgcctcttctagggtgatggccaaaaatagggcaaacctctcccataaaaattcatctggcaaaaCTTCATCGTGctctgcttctaggcacaagtcagcagctcttctcttctctcccaag gtggcgaaaagcaagtgggacaagcttgagcggtacgttacatccgttgttgtgcggaaacagacaatcgccaacatggaagctgagatggatcttcacattagcaagcgagaacagctcagcaagaagatagatgcgtacagtaaaaggctggacactgccattaggagaaatgag acgactgtcgccatggaccgagaagatcagctggagacgatgagcaccaatatgacatacattcagagtaacgtttctgagtgccaaaacaatatcatgcagatggaagaggaggcgaag gatgagactagcttgacaaaagctttggatgtctcctctgttgatgaaagcaagtatctgttggagcaccttctctctctcgctctcactcagggctttgcttgtactcagaaagaatctcaattcaaggagttgactgctcgctacgataaaatgcagatggattccaggttacgggatcagcttttagaccaggttttgcaggattccgggataactatacagtcgcaacaagaat cagAGATAAATCACAGTTGA
- the LOC137410182 gene encoding kinesin-like protein KIF21A isoform X2 has translation MIEELERSQRQLQTIRQHYEDEMLNLQDQIMAVERERDQVLSSLGSKKQQSEERVRKVKMDFEKRLDTMQQELNKVNTAKKEHAKMMKNQVVYDRRIRDLSTELNEMKKIKVRLMAQMKTESEKNKISDQRKNKELLQLEKETRQRDNQVRTLELQNRQEDAILKRKHEEVSQLRKRQRDSSASSRVMAKNRANLSHKNSSGKTSSCSASRHKSAALLFSPKVAKSKWDKLERYVTSVVVRKQTIANMEAEMDLHISKREQLSKKIDAYSKRLDTAIRRNETTVAMDREDQLETMSTNMTYIQSNVSECQNNIMQMEEEAKDETSLTKALDVSSVDESKYLLEHLLSLALTQGFACTQKESQFKELTARYDKMQMDSRLRDQLLDQVLQDSGITIQSQQE, from the exons atgattgaagaactcgaaaggagccagcgacaactgcaaacaattcgtcagcattacgaggatgaaatgctcaacttgcaggaccaaataatggctgttgaacgagaacgagaccaggtcctaagcagcttag gcagcaagaagcagcagtcggaggagcgggtgcgcaaagttaaaatggactttgagaaacggctggataccatgcaacaggagctcaataaggtaaatactgccaagaaggagcacgccaaaatgatgaagaaccaagttgtctacgaccggcgcatcagggacctcagtactgaactgaatgagatgaagaagataaag gtgcgactgatggcacagATGAAGACGGagtcagagaagaataagattagtgaccaacgaaagaataaggagctgctacagctggAAAAAGAGACGCGgcaacgagacaatcaggtgcgcacgttggagttgcaaaacagacaggaagatgccatactcaag cgcaagcacgaagaggtcagtcagttgaggaaaagacaaagagactcgtccgcctcttctagggtgatggccaaaaatagggcaaacctctcccataaaaattcatctggcaaaaCTTCATCGTGctctgcttctaggcacaagtcagcagctcttctcttctctcccaag gtggcgaaaagcaagtgggacaagcttgagcggtacgttacatccgttgttgtgcggaaacagacaatcgccaacatggaagctgagatggatcttcacattagcaagcgagaacagctcagcaagaagatagatgcgtacagtaaaaggctggacactgccattaggagaaatgag acgactgtcgccatggaccgagaagatcagctggagacgatgagcaccaatatgacatacattcagagtaacgtttctgagtgccaaaacaatatcatgcagatggaagaggaggcgaag gatgagactagcttgacaaaagctttggatgtctcctctgttgatgaaagcaagtatctgttggagcaccttctctctctcgctctcactcagggctttgcttgtactcagaaagaatctcaattcaaggagttgactgctcgctacgataaaatgcagatggattccaggttacgggatcagcttttagaccaggttttgcaggattccgggataactatacagtcgcaacaagaat AG